TGTGCGTTGCGTGGCCGCGCCCATTCGCGACTATACCCGCCGCATCGTCGGCGCCATCAGCGTATCGGGTCCGACCATGCGTCTTGGCGAGGAGCGCATCGCGCAGGAAATCGTGCCCCTGGTTCTCGAATCGGCGGAAGAGCTTTCCACCCGCCTGGGCTTTCATAAATAGTCCCGGACCAACCAGCGTTCATACACCCAACGCCTCCTTGTTTCAAGGGGGCGTTGCTTTATCCGGATAACCGACGGGGAGATGGCGGCACCGTGCAGAGCCTGATTGAGAGCGAAATCGCCCGCGCTCGCGCCGATGGCTGCACACGGCAGGAAAATCTACCGTTTGTGCTGGGCGACGGAGCGGCTCGTAACGCGGTGCTTCTGGTTCACGGTTTTTCCGGCTCGCCCTGGGAGATGCGGCCCTTGGGCACCTATCTGGCGGGACGCGGCTTTCTTGTCTACGGTTTGCGCCTACCCGGCCACGGTACAACACCCGAAGATCTCGCCGGAAAAACCATGGAAGAGTGGCTGGAGACAGTCGCCGCAGGCCTTCGCCGCCTCTTTGCCACAGGGACCTCAGTTTCGGGAGTGGGACAAAGTACCGGAGCGTTGCTGTTGCTGCTCGCCGCCTTGGAGCAGGCCCCTGCGGGGATGGTGCTTTTGTCGCCCTTTCTCCAGGTGCGCCACCGCCTGGCCCCCGCAGCCGGCATTCTGCGCTTCTTCAAGACCTATCAGAACACCTCGGTCACCCCGCAGAACCTGCCCTTTTATTATGATCGGCGGCCTGTTGAAGGCATGCATCAGATCAACCGCATCACCCGTTGCCTGCGCCGCCGCCTGAAGCAGATCAAGAGCCCGACCCTGATCGTCAGCGCGCAGGGCGACCGAACAATCCTGGTGCCGAGCGCCATGAGGCTCTATCAAGAACTGGGCAGCGCCCATAAGGAATATCATCTGTTCGGCCCCGAGGCTCCACATGTGCTCACCACTCCCGACAATCCCCGGCAGGGCGAAACCCTTACCCTGACGGCAAGCTTTCTGGCTGGTCTCTACCGGCAGCAGACGTCGTCAATTTTCTGAACAAGTCCCTGACCTGCACCTGGGTCTGAGCGGGGGAGCCCGAATTGTCGATGACATAATCGGCCCGCGCCAGCTTATCCTCCTGGGGCATCTGCGCAGCGATACGCAAGCGTGCGGCCGTTTCATCCAGGCCGTCGCGCGCCATCAGTCGGCACAACTGGACCTGAGGTGCGACCTTGACCACCAGCACGGCGTCGACCCGCCTTTCAGCACCGACCTCAAACAACAACGGCGCCTCGTACACCACGAGCGGCGCCTGGGTGTGCCGCAGGCGCTCAAGATGCGCCTGCGCAAGCTGCGCAATAGCGGGATGCATTATGGCATTAAGATCGCGGCGCGCTTCTTCGTCGCCAAAAATAACGACCGCCAAAGCCTCCCGGTCAAGGCTGCCGTCCGCGGCTAGGATCCGGGGGCCGAAGCGCTCGCGCAATTGCCCCAGGACCGGCGAGCCCGGCAGCACAATCTCACGCGCCAGATCATCGGCACTGAGCGTCGCCGCACCCAGCTGCCGAAAGGCCTCGGTCACGCGGCTCTTACCTGAAGCGATGCCGCCGGTGATCCCCAACACCCGCACTGACTCTGTGCCCTCTGGTCTTGCCATTGTGCGCCCCTTCAGCCTACCGACAGGCTTTTTTCCTTGTGATATAATCAAGTTGGATACTTTGTAGCTGGTCAGCATGCAGCTGAATGGATCGCGACATCTTTTATCGAGACGATCAACCTCCCGGAGCCGCCCATGAATGACACCATTGTTCGCATGGTTTTGAGCAATGCCGAGAAATGGTCCCAACAGCCGGCCCTGATGCATAAGGAACAAGGCACCTACCGCAACATCACCTGGCAGCAACTCGGCGAAGAAATTCATCGCTTCGGCCGCGCGCTGTTGGCGCTGGGCACCACGCCCGGCGCACGGGTGGCCATCATCGGCCCCAATTCACCGCGCTGGGCCTTTGTCGATCTGGGCTCCATGGCCTGCGGCGCAGCCACAGTTCCTGTTTACCACACCGAAGGACAAGACGCCATCGTCCACATCCTGGCCGACTCGGGAAGTCGAACCGTTTTTGTGCATTCGGCGCGCATCGGCGCCGAACTGTTACATCGACGGCACGAGTTGCCGGAACTCAAACAGCTTGTTTTCCTTGCGCCCGAGCTGAGTCATCCCGGGATCCTGTCCCTTGAAGAATTTCTTTCCGGCGGGGACAAGATTCCACCCCGGCAGCTGGAAAGCACCTTAGCCGCGGGCAAACCGCGGGATCTCGCCACTCTGGTTTACACCAGCGGCACGACAGGCGCGCCCAAGGGCGTGATGCTCAGTCATGCCAACATCCTGTCCAACATTCAAGACGTGGCATCGTTGTTCCCCATCGGCCCCAGCGACATCTGTCTGTCTTTCCTGCCCCTGTCCCACGTTTTCGAGCGGGTCGACGGTTACTATTTCATGCTCTACCGGGGCGTCACCATCGCCTACGCCGAGAGCATCGAGGCGGTGCCGGTCAATCTCGCCGAGATTCACCCAACGATCATGATCAGTGTGCCGCGTCTTTACGAAAAGATGTTCGCCCGTATCATGGAACGGGTTCTCTCCGGCCCCTGGCTGCGCAAGCAGATCTTCTTCGGAGCGCTCAAAGCCGGACGTTCCGGAGCCGCCCTGCGCCTCGCCGGAAAAGAACCAGGGGCGCCCTTGGCCCTGCTTCTCAAGTTGGCCGACCGGGCGGTGTTTTCCAAGTTGCGCGATCACCTTGGTGGCCAGTTGCGCTTTTTCGTTTCGGGCGGCGCACCGCTGAGCGTCGATATCGCTGAATTTTTCCTGGCAGCGGGGATCGACATTTACGAAGGTTACGGCCTGACGGAATCGGCCGGCGGCATCACCGTCAACACTCCTGACGCGCGTCGCCTCGGCACCGTCGGCCGACCCTTTGCCAGCATCGAGGTGCGCATTGCCGAGGATGGTGAAATTCTGCTGCGCGGCCCAGTTATTTTCCAAGGGTACTGGCAGCGCCCCGAGGACACCAGCGCGGCCTTCGACGACGGCTGGTTCAAAACCGGCGACAACGGCGAATTCGACGCTGATGGATTTCTGCGCATCGTTGACCGCAAAAAAGATATCATCATCACCGCCAGCGGTGAAAACATTGCTCCACAGAACATCGAAAACCATCTAAAAACAGATAAATTCATCGCCAACGCCATGATCTACGGCGACCGCAAGCCCTACCTGACCGCGTTGCTTGTTCCCAACCTCGACAACCTGGAAAAATTTGCGCGGGAACAAAAACTCGATTTTCTCGACCATTGCGACCTGGTCAATCACCCCCAGGTGCTCTCCCTGGTGCGCAGCCGCGTCGACCGCTTGCAAAAGGACATGGCATCCTTTCAGCGCATTAAGCGCTTCACCTTGCTGGCGCAGGATTTCAGCAAGGAGGAAATCACCCCCACCATGAAGCTCAAACGTCAGGTGGTCACCGACCACTATGCAGACATTCTTGAGGGAATGTACGCCGCCAAGGACCATGGTGTGCATGACAGCGGGTTCTGCCAGGTCGAAAACACCTGAGCGGGAGAAAAGATCCTTATACAAACCCGCCCGCGCAGGTCCCCGCGCGGGCTTTACAAATACCGGTTCCGCGGCTATTTTAAAGGGGCTCGACCCTCCCCCGGCAGTGCTGAGGCAAGAAAGGAACCACACCTTCGGTGAGCACTTCGTCAACAGATCCAGCGCACCTTGAAGAAACCTTACGCAACCTGGGCATCGTCATCAGGGCGGTGAACCTCTACCCGCCCCACCATCCGGCCCGAGCCCAGGCTGTTGATGCGGCGTGCGCGCGTTTTGCCCAGGCACTCGCGGGCCATGAACATCTAGATATTCAGGTCCGTAAAGACCATTTCGAACACCGGGCTCAAGCCATCGCTCCCGGCAACCAGGCGCTCAAGAAACTTGCCCGCCGGCTTTTCGAGCGGCGCGTCGAAATGTTGATCGTCCTGCCTGACCTCAACCCCCGTGATCTTGAGGAATGGGCCGGCCTTATCGCCTTCGAGCCCGAAGAGATCTTGCGCCGCGGCGGTCTACCGAAATTAATGCAAGGGGCAAACATTACCACGCTCTGGGTCAACGAATCGGATTTCGCCCGCATCCTCTCCCTGCGCCGGAAGCTGGAAGAGCAGGCCACCGAGGAAGAAGCACCTTCCGCCAACGGACAGGAGACGGATGAGGAAGCTGAGCATGCCGAGGCGCTGCTGGAAAATCTTGCCGCGCTGATGGCTGCCGAGGCCTCTTCGCAGTCGGCCGCCAAGGCACAAGGCCCGGAGGAGATACTGGCACGCATGGAGGAAGAGGCCAGCGACGAAAACTATCGCGTGCTCTTGCGTGAAATGGTGGACGCGCTCTGGAGAATTGATCCCTATGACGAATTTCCGCGTCTTTCGGCCTGCCTGCGTGCGTTGGGCCGCAAATGTCGCGATCCACGCTTGAGCGAAACCCGCCGCGATGCCTGCCGCCGCGCCCTGGAGGATCTGGTCGATGAAGACTTGCGGCAGGGCCTGATTCAGGAAATGTGCCGCCAGGATACGACCCACGACAACTCAATCCAGGTACAGAACTTGCTGCTTCTTCTTGGCGAGCCGGCCGCCGAAACCCTTGCCGCCCAACTGGCGCAGGAGCCCGAGGCCCACGCGCGCAAAATTTTGGCTCAGACTCTGGCACGTTTTGCCGCAGCGGCCTTGCCTGCCCTGACCCGATTACTCCACGACGATCGCTGGTATGTCGTGCGTAACGCCTTGGCGATCATCGGCGAAATCCGCGACCCCACTCAGGTCGGGAATTTGGCGGTATTTCTCGGTCATTCCGATGTGCGCGTGCGTCGCGAGGCGATTCGCGCCCTGACCCGCGTCGGCACACCACAGGCCATGGATGTCTTGCTGGTAGCGGTGGAAGAGGGCAACGAGGATCTGCAACGCCAGGCCCTGCTGTTTCTCGGCGCACTCAAACAACGCGCGGCCCTGCCGCACCTGCTGCGCTTTGCCACCCGGCGTGATCCCCTGATGCGGCGCGCCGAGCTGACGCGCGGTGCGGTGCGTGCGTTAGGAGAAATCGGGGACGCAGAGGCGGTGCCTGCGCTGATCACACTTCTCAACCGTCGCAAGCGCCTGCGCCGCAGGCGTTACCAGGACATTCAGGAGGAAGCAGCCCTGGCCCTCGCCCGCATCGGCAGTGACGAAGCTCTGGCGGCACTGGCAGCGACCATGGAACAGAACAACGGCAGGCTGGCCCAGACCGCCGCGCGTGCGCTTCAGGAAAGGACACAGACCGGCGACCATGGACATTGAAGCTCTGAAAAAATTTGTTCAAACCTTGGCCGGAGCAGCCCAAAGTATCCGCCTCTACCCTCCCCAACATCCTCTGGTCACCCGTCAATTGCAGATCTGCGCGGGCAATCTGGCCATGCTCTTCGAAGAAAAAAGCGCCCTGCGGCTCGGTCTGGCCGACGGCATCCTATTCTGCGATGAGTACCTGTTCAGAGAATCAAATCCGGCCCTGGCCGAAATGACGCGACTACTCCAAGCCCTGGAACTCGAGGGGCTGGAGTTGCGCGCCGGAATCCAGCCTGAGGAATTCACGGAGTTTTTCACCCTGGTCAATCAGGGTGGATGGCAGGCGCGCGGCCTTGAGCAGACCCTTGAGGCGCAGGGCATTCACCACATTATTCCCCTGCGCAAGGAAGACGAGCCGCGCAAGATCTTTCGTCGGGCCCTCGCCGTTGCCGAACATATCTGCCAGGATGTCACCCTCGGCCGCACCCCGGCGACGGATGACGCCGCCGCGGCGGTGCGCGACATGGTCAGATCGACCCTGAGCAATCCCCACGCCTTGACGGCTTTATCCCTCATCAAGGATTACGACAATTACACCTTCCAGCACTCGGTGAACGTAGCGGTCATTGCCATCGCCGTGGGCCGCGCCTGCGGAGCCAGCGAGTTGGAATTACATATTCTGGGCCTCGGCGGCCTGCTACACGATCTGGGCAAGCTCAAAGTCGATATCGGCATTATCAACAAACCCGGCCGCCTGACCGACGAGGAATTTGAAGCGATCAAAAAACACCCCCGCCTCGGAGCGGGGATTGTTGAACAAATGCAGGGTATTCCACAGGAAGTTATCGACATCGTGGGCGGCCACCACCTGCATTTCAACCGCAAGGGTTATCCCGCTGACCTGGTCGGTCGCCCCCTGTCACGCCTGGTCGACATGGCGGCCGTCGCCGACGCCTTCGACGCCATGACCACCCTGCGCGCCTACCGGCGACCGGTCAGCCCCCGTCAAGCCGCCCAGGAAATGCGTCGGGCGTCGGGGACACTGCTGCACCCCGAGTTCCTCGAAAAATTTCTCCGATTCCTCGGGCCGTATCCCGTCGGCACCGCCGTGCGCCTGCGCAGCGGTGAAATCGCCCTGGTCACGCTTATCGCCGGCGAGGAACGTCAGGATCTGCGTCTCAAAGTTCTGTTCGCAGCCTCTGGCGCACACCTTGAGAGACCTTATTTTATCGACCTACCCGAGGAAAACCTCGATCAAATCGTTGGTGAGGTTGACCCTTTCCTCCTCAACATCGATCTCGATCAGCATCTCTGAGGATGGTATCTAACCCCGTGCCAGGCACCCTCTTCGGTGCGACCCATTTTTTCGCCCCTGTCAGGGTTCATCTTTGATTTCCAACCGTCCCAGGGCGACGGCGGCGGCGCGACGCACCGGCGCGCGACTGTCACGCAACAAAGCCAGCAAGTATTTTTCACTTTCAGCGGCCCCGATGCTCCCAAGGGAAGTGGCCGCCGCCGCAACCACTCCGCTGTCCTCATCCCTGAGCACTGCCGCCAGGTAGGGCACCAGGCGCGCATCGCGAAAGGCGCCGAGGACTTCGGCGGCATACATGCGCACCGCCGCCTCGGGGTCGCGCAAGCGTTTGGCCAATTCGGGCAAAGCCCGGGCCTCGGCGCGCGCGCCCAGCACCTGCACCGCAGCGGCGCGCACGTCGGGATCCGGGTCCTCGAGCAGCCTGAGCAAGGCCTCCGGCACACCGGGGGCACGGACCTTTTCCAGGGCGAACAAGCAGTGGATGCGGTGACCACGATCCGCCACAGCAAGTCCTCCGAGCAACTGCTGCAGATGCAGCAGCGGTTCCAGCGCCTCAAGGGATGCCGCCGCTGCGATGCGCACCTGCGGATCACCATCTTCCAAAGCCGCCATCAAGGCCTTGCGCCGTGTTTCCAGCATAGATTTTGTCCGCTATTCGAAAAAAAGATAATGGGGATGCTCACCGAGATAATCGAGGCACGCATCCAGAGTTCCCTGAAATTCAATGATTTCCCAGCGCTCCTGGTTGTGAAAATACTCCATGCGCCAGCGTCCCGCGGACGGCGTCGGAATCAGACGGGCAAAAAGGTCATCGCCTCGGGCGAGATGCACCTCGGCGTCCTGGCGCGTCGCCCGGCAACCGGCCAGGCGGCTGTGTTCGGCGATTTTTTGTCGTACGATGTCGAGTTGGGTATCTTGCATCAGCGCACCTCCCCATGGCTGGCCCTAACGAGCTTCTGCGTCAAGTATACGCCAAGGGGACGGGAGGAAAAGCGCCGCGCATAAATTTCCCCACCGGCTTAGCGCTCCACGCCGAGTTCGCGCAGCAGATCGTCGATCTCCTCAGCGGCCGGCATGGTCAGATCGTGCGCCCCGTCCTGGCGGCGCAGGCGGGTGATTCCGGGGTGCTGGGCTTCAAGCTGCCGCAATCGGTAAGTCTGACAGCGGGCCACCGTCATCAGACGCCGCACACGCGTTTCGAGGTCGAATTTTTCCATGGCCGCGCGCAGCGCGAAGCGCAACTCCAGATCGGACCAGGGCTTGGTGAAAAAGCGATAGATTTCGCCGCGATTGACCGCCTCCATGATCCCGCTCAGAGTGGCATGACCGGTGAGCATGATGCGCACGACTTCCGGATGGCGCAAGCTCACCCAGGCGAGAAATTCACTGCCTTCCATGCCTGGCATCTGCTGATCGGAGATCACCGCCTTGAAGGCGCCGCCCGCTAAAAGCGCCTGAGCTTGCTCGGCGCAGGTCGCGCCGCTCACTTCTATGTCCTCATCGAGAAGCGCGCGGGCAATGGCGCGAATCACCTGAGGCTCGTCGTCCACCACCAAGACCGCGTTTTTCATGACAGACTCCTTGGTTTCAGCGTTTCCAGGGACGCGCCGGCCGCGCTGCCGGCGCGCTTTTCCCCACAAAAGGCACACACCAGCCAGTCGCTCTCCTGCGGCAGACGGCAGCGCACGCAGATCTCCTGGCGAAAATGCCCGCAGTAGGGGCAGAAGGCAAAGCGCGCCTCGATGCGGCGCTCGCAGTGCGAACAGGTGCGCTCATGCCGGATCTGCGGCCCCACCACGCGCAGCAACTCCTCCAGGGTGGTCGCGCCCTGGTGGACCTTTTCGATCCCATCGTCGATCAGCAGGCGCATGCCCCCGCCGCGCGCCATTTCCAGCAGCTCGCCTTCTTTGTAATTCTCACAGATGAAATGGCGAAAATCCTCATTCATGGTGAAGATCTCGTAAATGCCGACGCGCCCGGCATAGCCGGTGTTGTTGCAGCGCGCGCAGCCGCGCCCACGCATATTGCGCCCGGCCAGATGGGCGGCGGGGATGCGCAGCAGCTCCAGGGCTTCGGGATCGGGGTCTTCCGCCACGCGGCAGTGCGGGCAGATGCGCCGCACCAAGCGCTGGGCGACGATGCCCTCCAGGGCCGAGGCGATGAGATAGGGCTTGATGCCCAAATCGATCAAACGTGTAATGCTGGCGATGGCGTTGTTGGTGTGCAGGGTGGTCAGCACCATGTGGCCGGTAAGCGCCGCCTTGAAGGCCACATCGGCGGTTTCCAGATCGCGGATTTCCCCCACCAGGATGACATCGGGATCCTGGCGCATGGTGGAGCGCAGAATCGAAGCGAAGGACACACCGATGCGTTCATGGACAAACACCTGGTTGGCCTCTTCCAGAAAGTATTCGACAGGATCTTCGATGGTTTCAAAATTCTTGGTGCTCTGCATCATTTCCTTGAGCACCGAATAGAGCAGAGTGGTCTTGCCGCTGCCGGTGGGGCCGGTGGCGACGAAAATGCCCTGGGGTTTGCGAATCACGCGCCGTAGCTGATCGCGCGCCGCGGGCAAAAGGCCCAGATCCTCCAGATTGAGGATGGCGGCATTCTTGTCGAGGACGCGCATGACCAGCTTTTCGCCACTGATGGTGGGCATGGTCGAGACGCGGATATCAACCAGCCGGGTGCCGGCGCGCACGGTGATGCGCCCGTCCTGGGGCTTGCGCCGTTCGGCGATATCGAGGCGCGCCATGATTTTGACCCGCGAGACCGTGGCCGGGTGCAGGTCGGCGGGGATCTTGATCTTGCTGTGCAGAATGCCGTCGATGCGGTAGCG
The DNA window shown above is from Geoalkalibacter ferrihydriticus DSM 17813 and carries:
- the coaE gene encoding dephospho-CoA kinase (Dephospho-CoA kinase (CoaE) performs the final step in coenzyme A biosynthesis.), with the protein product MARPEGTESVRVLGITGGIASGKSRVTEAFRQLGAATLSADDLAREIVLPGSPVLGQLRERFGPRILAADGSLDREALAVVIFGDEEARRDLNAIMHPAIAQLAQAHLERLRHTQAPLVVYEAPLLFEVGAERRVDAVLVVKVAPQVQLCRLMARDGLDETAARLRIAAQMPQEDKLARADYVIDNSGSPAQTQVQVRDLFRKLTTSAAGRDQPESLPSG
- a CDS encoding HEAT repeat domain-containing protein yields the protein MLETRRKALMAALEDGDPQVRIAAAASLEALEPLLHLQQLLGGLAVADRGHRIHCLFALEKVRAPGVPEALLRLLEDPDPDVRAAAVQVLGARAEARALPELAKRLRDPEAAVRMYAAEVLGAFRDARLVPYLAAVLRDEDSGVVAAAATSLGSIGAAESEKYLLALLRDSRAPVRRAAAVALGRLEIKDEP
- a CDS encoding HD-GYP domain-containing protein, with amino-acid sequence MDIEALKKFVQTLAGAAQSIRLYPPQHPLVTRQLQICAGNLAMLFEEKSALRLGLADGILFCDEYLFRESNPALAEMTRLLQALELEGLELRAGIQPEEFTEFFTLVNQGGWQARGLEQTLEAQGIHHIIPLRKEDEPRKIFRRALAVAEHICQDVTLGRTPATDDAAAAVRDMVRSTLSNPHALTALSLIKDYDNYTFQHSVNVAVIAIAVGRACGASELELHILGLGGLLHDLGKLKVDIGIINKPGRLTDEEFEAIKKHPRLGAGIVEQMQGIPQEVIDIVGGHHLHFNRKGYPADLVGRPLSRLVDMAAVADAFDAMTTLRAYRRPVSPRQAAQEMRRASGTLLHPEFLEKFLRFLGPYPVGTAVRLRSGEIALVTLIAGEERQDLRLKVLFAASGAHLERPYFIDLPEENLDQIVGEVDPFLLNIDLDQHL
- a CDS encoding AMP-dependent synthetase/ligase, with the translated sequence MNDTIVRMVLSNAEKWSQQPALMHKEQGTYRNITWQQLGEEIHRFGRALLALGTTPGARVAIIGPNSPRWAFVDLGSMACGAATVPVYHTEGQDAIVHILADSGSRTVFVHSARIGAELLHRRHELPELKQLVFLAPELSHPGILSLEEFLSGGDKIPPRQLESTLAAGKPRDLATLVYTSGTTGAPKGVMLSHANILSNIQDVASLFPIGPSDICLSFLPLSHVFERVDGYYFMLYRGVTIAYAESIEAVPVNLAEIHPTIMISVPRLYEKMFARIMERVLSGPWLRKQIFFGALKAGRSGAALRLAGKEPGAPLALLLKLADRAVFSKLRDHLGGQLRFFVSGGAPLSVDIAEFFLAAGIDIYEGYGLTESAGGITVNTPDARRLGTVGRPFASIEVRIAEDGEILLRGPVIFQGYWQRPEDTSAAFDDGWFKTGDNGEFDADGFLRIVDRKKDIIITASGENIAPQNIENHLKTDKFIANAMIYGDRKPYLTALLVPNLDNLEKFAREQKLDFLDHCDLVNHPQVLSLVRSRVDRLQKDMASFQRIKRFTLLAQDFSKEEITPTMKLKRQVVTDHYADILEGMYAAKDHGVHDSGFCQVENT
- a CDS encoding alpha/beta hydrolase; amino-acid sequence: MQSLIESEIARARADGCTRQENLPFVLGDGAARNAVLLVHGFSGSPWEMRPLGTYLAGRGFLVYGLRLPGHGTTPEDLAGKTMEEWLETVAAGLRRLFATGTSVSGVGQSTGALLLLLAALEQAPAGMVLLSPFLQVRHRLAPAAGILRFFKTYQNTSVTPQNLPFYYDRRPVEGMHQINRITRCLRRRLKQIKSPTLIVSAQGDRTILVPSAMRLYQELGSAHKEYHLFGPEAPHVLTTPDNPRQGETLTLTASFLAGLYRQQTSSIF
- a CDS encoding ATPase, T2SS/T4P/T4SS family codes for the protein MAKFAELFRSLDPETQADAKAQPQEPSGEQERFTLLLVDDEPGVLRALQRIFMDENYHILIASDAHRALELLSANQVHLIVSDHRMPGLTGAELLRQVKERWPRIIRIMLTGYADVQSIMGAVNEGAVFKFITKPWNDEDLRLTVSLGLQQYVLIRENRRLRELTRSQQEKLKSAAPLLTENRGILGTVLEKAGLVDRAEFQRAQRELAPDEFIIEALERLAIVKETKVARALQHHLSLEFVDLKEIPVARDVARFLPRDLCLKNRLLPLRLEDNRLTLAMADPSDFYKCDNIALMTGLKVQPVVALSSDIARRLNDVWQEGAELSDVFGDIPDIEPMDEVDIIIEEDDVDINVQELLDSSEIPPIIRIVNAIISEAVRYRASDIHIEPKTRCSIVRYRIDGILHSKIKIPADLHPATVSRVKIMARLDIAERRKPQDGRITVRAGTRLVDIRVSTMPTISGEKLVMRVLDKNAAILNLEDLGLLPAARDQLRRVIRKPQGIFVATGPTGSGKTTLLYSVLKEMMQSTKNFETIEDPVEYFLEEANQVFVHERIGVSFASILRSTMRQDPDVILVGEIRDLETADVAFKAALTGHMVLTTLHTNNAIASITRLIDLGIKPYLIASALEGIVAQRLVRRICPHCRVAEDPDPEALELLRIPAAHLAGRNMRGRGCARCNNTGYAGRVGIYEIFTMNEDFRHFICENYKEGELLEMARGGGMRLLIDDGIEKVHQGATTLEELLRVVGPQIRHERTCSHCERRIEARFAFCPYCGHFRQEICVRCRLPQESDWLVCAFCGEKRAGSAAGASLETLKPRSLS
- a CDS encoding response regulator, whose amino-acid sequence is MKNAVLVVDDEPQVIRAIARALLDEDIEVSGATCAEQAQALLAGGAFKAVISDQQMPGMEGSEFLAWVSLRHPEVVRIMLTGHATLSGIMEAVNRGEIYRFFTKPWSDLELRFALRAAMEKFDLETRVRRLMTVARCQTYRLRQLEAQHPGITRLRRQDGAHDLTMPAAEEIDDLLRELGVER
- a CDS encoding HEAT repeat domain-containing protein, producing MSTSSTDPAHLEETLRNLGIVIRAVNLYPPHHPARAQAVDAACARFAQALAGHEHLDIQVRKDHFEHRAQAIAPGNQALKKLARRLFERRVEMLIVLPDLNPRDLEEWAGLIAFEPEEILRRGGLPKLMQGANITTLWVNESDFARILSLRRKLEEQATEEEAPSANGQETDEEAEHAEALLENLAALMAAEASSQSAAKAQGPEEILARMEEEASDENYRVLLREMVDALWRIDPYDEFPRLSACLRALGRKCRDPRLSETRRDACRRALEDLVDEDLRQGLIQEMCRQDTTHDNSIQVQNLLLLLGEPAAETLAAQLAQEPEAHARKILAQTLARFAAAALPALTRLLHDDRWYVVRNALAIIGEIRDPTQVGNLAVFLGHSDVRVRREAIRALTRVGTPQAMDVLLVAVEEGNEDLQRQALLFLGALKQRAALPHLLRFATRRDPLMRRAELTRGAVRALGEIGDAEAVPALITLLNRRKRLRRRRYQDIQEEAALALARIGSDEALAALAATMEQNNGRLAQTAARALQERTQTGDHGH